A genomic region of Anopheles coustani chromosome 3, idAnoCousDA_361_x.2, whole genome shotgun sequence contains the following coding sequences:
- the LOC131259607 gene encoding zinc finger CCHC domain-containing protein 24-like, with amino-acid sequence MSQPEGKALTPYQGNRRSFGAFKCDGCNRSWFSGNSWANFGQQCESCLAYVYPHKQWRLKKRKKSNDANKAHPVDLCGKCKSLGRSCRKIVTKES; translated from the exons ATG AGCCAGCCGGAAGGGAAAGCTTTAACCCCTTATCAGGGCAACCGACGCAGCTTTGGTGCATTCAAGTGCGACGGGTGCAACCGGTCGTGGTTCTCCGGCAACTCGTGGGCCAACTTTGGCCAACAATGTGAATCATGCCTAGCCTACGTATACCCTCATAAGCAA TGGCGCTTGAAGAAACGCAAGAAGTCCAACGACGCTAATAAGGCGCACCCGGTGGATTTATGTGGTAAATGCAAATCACTTGGTCGAAGCTGTCGAAAGATAGTGACCAAAGAATCCTGA
- the LOC131259605 gene encoding trehalase isoform X3, with the protein MLQTRRQAEKRRRLVSQWMSILVGLISVTAAVHGAALVAKQVPYIVDNRWQETLEPSCPSEIFCHGELLQTVQMSEIYPDSKTFVDMKLRKSPNETLDSFHQFMATENNSPSKAKLQEWVESNFEKPGAEFENWVPEDWKANPAFLSRIRDTDLREFASKLNQIWHELGRKMTPDVALNPDLYSIIHVDNPVIVPGGRFREFYYWDSYWIVKGLLLSEMYSTTKGMLSNFLSIIERFGFIPNGGRIYYSMRSQPPLLCGMMKAYVDATNDTQFAMASVDTLDREFQFFMNNYLTEVKGHQLATYGYKSSGPRPESYREDIISASIFENEQDKQDFYCELKAAAESGMDFSSRWFIKDGTNAGNLTDLKCRSIVAVELNAILYWNALIIAEFYGLRNDIASSNKKTEYLNRAEDLKKAITSVLWDEDEGVWFDYDLLNNKHRKYFTPTNLSPLWVGCYDKSDTALPKRILAYIDRLQLDRYPGGVPNTLQNTNEQWDFPNVWAPMQHMLVMGLDSLDNQEAKDMAFSWAQRWVRGNYIAYNKTHAMFEKYDAQELGGHGSGGEYDVQTGFGWTNGAAMDLMNKYGDRLTTVDRIEDNDGNGALVAYSVNTGIIATVIAFFVGVFGIFRRFFGR; encoded by the exons ATGTTACAAACGCGGCGCCAAGCAGAGAAacggaggcgcctggtgtcgCAATGGATGTCGATCCTAGTCGGCCTCATCAGTGTTACCGCAGCCGTGCACGGTGCTGCCCTTGTGGCCAAACAGGTGCCGTACATTGTCGACAATCGATGGCAGGAGACCCTTGAGCCTTCCTGTCCGAG CGAAATCTTTTGCCATGGAGAATTGCTGCAGACGGTCCAGATGAGCGAGATCTACCCAGACTCCAAGACGTTCGTGGACATGAAGCTGCGCAAATCGCCCAACGAGACGCTCGACTCGTTCCACCAGTTCATGGCCACAGAGAACAACAGCCCGTCGAAGGCGAAGCTGCAGGAATGGGTCGAGTCGAACTTCGAGAAACCTGGGGCCGAATTCGAAAACTGGGTCCCCGAGGACTGGAAGGCCAATCCGGCTTTCCTGAGCCGTATCCGCGACACGGATCTGCGTGAGTTCGCCAGCAAGCTCAACCAGATCTGGCATGAGTTGGGTCGCAAAATGACACCGGATGTGGCG CTTAACCCGGATCTTTACTCCATCATCCACGTGGACAACCCAGTGATCGTGCCGGGAGGTCGGTTCCGCGAGTTCTACTACTGGGATTCGTACTGGATCGTGAAGGGGTTGCTCCTGTCGGAGATGTACTCCACCACCAAGGGCATGCTGTCTAACTTCCTGTCAATCATCGAACGCTTCGGGTTCATCCCGAACGGAGGACGCATCTACTACAGCATGCGCTCTCAGCCTCCACTCCTGTGTGGCATGATGAAGGCGTACGTCGACGCGACCAACGACACCCAATTTGCGATGGCCAGCGTCGACACGCTCGACCGTGAGTTCCAGTTCTTCATGAACAACTACTTGACGGAGGTCAAAGGCCACCAGCTGGCTACGTACGGCTACAAATCGAGCGGGCCGCGTCCCGAATCGTACCGCGAGGATATCATTAGTGCGTCCATCTTCGAAAACGAGCAAGATAAGCAGGACTTTTACTGCGAACTGAAGGCGGCCGCCGAGAGCGGAATGGACTTTTCGAGTCGCTGGTTCATCAAGGATGGCACGAACGCGGGCAACCTGACCGATCTCAAGTGTCGATCGATCGTGGCGGTGGAGCTAAACGCGATCCTCTACTGGAACGCGCTCATCATTGCCGAGTTCTACGGACTTCGCAACGACATCGCGTCCAGCAATAAGAAAACCGAATACCTGAACCGGGCAGAAGATCTCAAGAAGGCCATCACGAGCGTGCTGTGGGACGAGGACGAGGGAGTCTGGTTTGACTACGATCTACTGAACAACAAACACCGCAAATACTTCACACCGACCAACCTTTCGCCGCTGTGGGTCGGTTGCTACGACAAGTCCGACACGGCGTTGCCCAAGCGCATCCTCGCCTACATCGACCGACTGCAGCTCGATCGCTACCCCGGTGGAGTACCCAACACGTTGCAGAACACCAACGAGCAGTGGGACTTCCCGAACGTGTGGGCCCCCATGCAGCACATGCTGGTGATGGGTCTGGACTCGCTCGATAACCAGGAGGCAAAGGATATGGCCTTCAGTTGGGCACAACGTTGGGTCCGGGGCAACTATATTGCCTACAACAAAACGCATGCCATGTTCGAGAAG TATGATGCACAGGAACTTGGAGGACACGGTAGCGGTGGTGAGTACGACGTGCAGACTGGCTTCGGCTGGACGAATGGTGCCGCAATGGATCTGATGAACAAGTACGGCGACAGACTGACGACAG TGGATCGGATTGAGGACAACGATGGAAACGGTGCGCTGGTAGCATACTCCGTCAACACCGGTATCATTGCGACGGTGATAGCATTCTTCGTTGGCGTATTTGG TATTTTCCGACGATTTTTTGGTCGGTAG
- the LOC131259605 gene encoding trehalase isoform X2, which translates to MLQTRRQAEKRRRLVSQWMSILVGLISVTAAVHGAALVAKQVPYIVDNRWQETLEPSCPSEIFCHGELLQTVQMSEIYPDSKTFVDMKLRKSPNETLDSFHQFMATENNSPSKAKLQEWVESNFEKPGAEFENWVPEDWKANPAFLSRIRDTDLREFASKLNQIWHELGRKMTPDVALNPDLYSIIHVDNPVIVPGGRFREFYYWDSYWIVKGLLLSEMYSTTKGMLSNFLSIIERFGFIPNGGRIYYSMRSQPPLLCGMMKAYVDATNDTQFAMASVDTLDREFQFFMNNYLTEVKGHQLATYGYKSSGPRPESYREDIISASIFENEQDKQDFYCELKAAAESGMDFSSRWFIKDGTNAGNLTDLKCRSIVAVELNAILYWNALIIAEFYGLRNDIASSNKKTEYLNRAEDLKKAITSVLWDEDEGVWFDYDLLNNKHRKYFTPTNLSPLWVGCYDKSDTALPKRILAYIDRLQLDRYPGGVPNTLQNTNEQWDFPNVWAPMQHMLVMGLDSLDNQEAKDMAFSWAQRWVRGNYIAYNKTHAMFEKYDAQELGGHGSGGEYDVQTGFGWTNGAAMDLMNKYGDRLTTVDRIEDNDGNGALVAYSVNTGIIATVIAFFVGVFGSIFRRFFGR; encoded by the exons ATGTTACAAACGCGGCGCCAAGCAGAGAAacggaggcgcctggtgtcgCAATGGATGTCGATCCTAGTCGGCCTCATCAGTGTTACCGCAGCCGTGCACGGTGCTGCCCTTGTGGCCAAACAGGTGCCGTACATTGTCGACAATCGATGGCAGGAGACCCTTGAGCCTTCCTGTCCGAG CGAAATCTTTTGCCATGGAGAATTGCTGCAGACGGTCCAGATGAGCGAGATCTACCCAGACTCCAAGACGTTCGTGGACATGAAGCTGCGCAAATCGCCCAACGAGACGCTCGACTCGTTCCACCAGTTCATGGCCACAGAGAACAACAGCCCGTCGAAGGCGAAGCTGCAGGAATGGGTCGAGTCGAACTTCGAGAAACCTGGGGCCGAATTCGAAAACTGGGTCCCCGAGGACTGGAAGGCCAATCCGGCTTTCCTGAGCCGTATCCGCGACACGGATCTGCGTGAGTTCGCCAGCAAGCTCAACCAGATCTGGCATGAGTTGGGTCGCAAAATGACACCGGATGTGGCG CTTAACCCGGATCTTTACTCCATCATCCACGTGGACAACCCAGTGATCGTGCCGGGAGGTCGGTTCCGCGAGTTCTACTACTGGGATTCGTACTGGATCGTGAAGGGGTTGCTCCTGTCGGAGATGTACTCCACCACCAAGGGCATGCTGTCTAACTTCCTGTCAATCATCGAACGCTTCGGGTTCATCCCGAACGGAGGACGCATCTACTACAGCATGCGCTCTCAGCCTCCACTCCTGTGTGGCATGATGAAGGCGTACGTCGACGCGACCAACGACACCCAATTTGCGATGGCCAGCGTCGACACGCTCGACCGTGAGTTCCAGTTCTTCATGAACAACTACTTGACGGAGGTCAAAGGCCACCAGCTGGCTACGTACGGCTACAAATCGAGCGGGCCGCGTCCCGAATCGTACCGCGAGGATATCATTAGTGCGTCCATCTTCGAAAACGAGCAAGATAAGCAGGACTTTTACTGCGAACTGAAGGCGGCCGCCGAGAGCGGAATGGACTTTTCGAGTCGCTGGTTCATCAAGGATGGCACGAACGCGGGCAACCTGACCGATCTCAAGTGTCGATCGATCGTGGCGGTGGAGCTAAACGCGATCCTCTACTGGAACGCGCTCATCATTGCCGAGTTCTACGGACTTCGCAACGACATCGCGTCCAGCAATAAGAAAACCGAATACCTGAACCGGGCAGAAGATCTCAAGAAGGCCATCACGAGCGTGCTGTGGGACGAGGACGAGGGAGTCTGGTTTGACTACGATCTACTGAACAACAAACACCGCAAATACTTCACACCGACCAACCTTTCGCCGCTGTGGGTCGGTTGCTACGACAAGTCCGACACGGCGTTGCCCAAGCGCATCCTCGCCTACATCGACCGACTGCAGCTCGATCGCTACCCCGGTGGAGTACCCAACACGTTGCAGAACACCAACGAGCAGTGGGACTTCCCGAACGTGTGGGCCCCCATGCAGCACATGCTGGTGATGGGTCTGGACTCGCTCGATAACCAGGAGGCAAAGGATATGGCCTTCAGTTGGGCACAACGTTGGGTCCGGGGCAACTATATTGCCTACAACAAAACGCATGCCATGTTCGAGAAG TATGATGCACAGGAACTTGGAGGACACGGTAGCGGTGGTGAGTACGACGTGCAGACTGGCTTCGGCTGGACGAATGGTGCCGCAATGGATCTGATGAACAAGTACGGCGACAGACTGACGACAG TGGATCGGATTGAGGACAACGATGGAAACGGTGCGCTGGTAGCATACTCCGTCAACACCGGTATCATTGCGACGGTGATAGCATTCTTCGTTGGCGTATTTGG TAGTATTTTCCGACGATTTTTTGGTCGGTAG
- the LOC131259605 gene encoding trehalase isoform X4: MMLIQSNFGKLGPIQRFPDSEIFCHGELLQTVQMSEIYPDSKTFVDMKLRKSPNETLDSFHQFMATENNSPSKAKLQEWVESNFEKPGAEFENWVPEDWKANPAFLSRIRDTDLREFASKLNQIWHELGRKMTPDVALNPDLYSIIHVDNPVIVPGGRFREFYYWDSYWIVKGLLLSEMYSTTKGMLSNFLSIIERFGFIPNGGRIYYSMRSQPPLLCGMMKAYVDATNDTQFAMASVDTLDREFQFFMNNYLTEVKGHQLATYGYKSSGPRPESYREDIISASIFENEQDKQDFYCELKAAAESGMDFSSRWFIKDGTNAGNLTDLKCRSIVAVELNAILYWNALIIAEFYGLRNDIASSNKKTEYLNRAEDLKKAITSVLWDEDEGVWFDYDLLNNKHRKYFTPTNLSPLWVGCYDKSDTALPKRILAYIDRLQLDRYPGGVPNTLQNTNEQWDFPNVWAPMQHMLVMGLDSLDNQEAKDMAFSWAQRWVRGNYIAYNKTHAMFEKYDAQELGGHGSGGEYDVQTGFGWTNGAAMDLMNKYGDRLTTVDRIEDNDGNGALVAYSVNTGIIATVIAFFVGVFG; this comes from the exons ATGATGCTGATACAAAGTAACTTCGGCAAATTGGGACCGATCCAGAGGTTCCCAGACAG CGAAATCTTTTGCCATGGAGAATTGCTGCAGACGGTCCAGATGAGCGAGATCTACCCAGACTCCAAGACGTTCGTGGACATGAAGCTGCGCAAATCGCCCAACGAGACGCTCGACTCGTTCCACCAGTTCATGGCCACAGAGAACAACAGCCCGTCGAAGGCGAAGCTGCAGGAATGGGTCGAGTCGAACTTCGAGAAACCTGGGGCCGAATTCGAAAACTGGGTCCCCGAGGACTGGAAGGCCAATCCGGCTTTCCTGAGCCGTATCCGCGACACGGATCTGCGTGAGTTCGCCAGCAAGCTCAACCAGATCTGGCATGAGTTGGGTCGCAAAATGACACCGGATGTGGCG CTTAACCCGGATCTTTACTCCATCATCCACGTGGACAACCCAGTGATCGTGCCGGGAGGTCGGTTCCGCGAGTTCTACTACTGGGATTCGTACTGGATCGTGAAGGGGTTGCTCCTGTCGGAGATGTACTCCACCACCAAGGGCATGCTGTCTAACTTCCTGTCAATCATCGAACGCTTCGGGTTCATCCCGAACGGAGGACGCATCTACTACAGCATGCGCTCTCAGCCTCCACTCCTGTGTGGCATGATGAAGGCGTACGTCGACGCGACCAACGACACCCAATTTGCGATGGCCAGCGTCGACACGCTCGACCGTGAGTTCCAGTTCTTCATGAACAACTACTTGACGGAGGTCAAAGGCCACCAGCTGGCTACGTACGGCTACAAATCGAGCGGGCCGCGTCCCGAATCGTACCGCGAGGATATCATTAGTGCGTCCATCTTCGAAAACGAGCAAGATAAGCAGGACTTTTACTGCGAACTGAAGGCGGCCGCCGAGAGCGGAATGGACTTTTCGAGTCGCTGGTTCATCAAGGATGGCACGAACGCGGGCAACCTGACCGATCTCAAGTGTCGATCGATCGTGGCGGTGGAGCTAAACGCGATCCTCTACTGGAACGCGCTCATCATTGCCGAGTTCTACGGACTTCGCAACGACATCGCGTCCAGCAATAAGAAAACCGAATACCTGAACCGGGCAGAAGATCTCAAGAAGGCCATCACGAGCGTGCTGTGGGACGAGGACGAGGGAGTCTGGTTTGACTACGATCTACTGAACAACAAACACCGCAAATACTTCACACCGACCAACCTTTCGCCGCTGTGGGTCGGTTGCTACGACAAGTCCGACACGGCGTTGCCCAAGCGCATCCTCGCCTACATCGACCGACTGCAGCTCGATCGCTACCCCGGTGGAGTACCCAACACGTTGCAGAACACCAACGAGCAGTGGGACTTCCCGAACGTGTGGGCCCCCATGCAGCACATGCTGGTGATGGGTCTGGACTCGCTCGATAACCAGGAGGCAAAGGATATGGCCTTCAGTTGGGCACAACGTTGGGTCCGGGGCAACTATATTGCCTACAACAAAACGCATGCCATGTTCGAGAAG TATGATGCACAGGAACTTGGAGGACACGGTAGCGGTGGTGAGTACGACGTGCAGACTGGCTTCGGCTGGACGAATGGTGCCGCAATGGATCTGATGAACAAGTACGGCGACAGACTGACGACAG TGGATCGGATTGAGGACAACGATGGAAACGGTGCGCTGGTAGCATACTCCGTCAACACCGGTATCATTGCGACGGTGATAGCATTCTTCGTTGGCGTATTTGGGTGA
- the LOC131259605 gene encoding trehalase isoform X1, whose amino-acid sequence MVALVLGSIRSQQVAWRRVLLRSSVCSADGGIEPQTLALAGSQRRRSPCSVSVKRWQPTLWELMSEIFCHGELLQTVQMSEIYPDSKTFVDMKLRKSPNETLDSFHQFMATENNSPSKAKLQEWVESNFEKPGAEFENWVPEDWKANPAFLSRIRDTDLREFASKLNQIWHELGRKMTPDVALNPDLYSIIHVDNPVIVPGGRFREFYYWDSYWIVKGLLLSEMYSTTKGMLSNFLSIIERFGFIPNGGRIYYSMRSQPPLLCGMMKAYVDATNDTQFAMASVDTLDREFQFFMNNYLTEVKGHQLATYGYKSSGPRPESYREDIISASIFENEQDKQDFYCELKAAAESGMDFSSRWFIKDGTNAGNLTDLKCRSIVAVELNAILYWNALIIAEFYGLRNDIASSNKKTEYLNRAEDLKKAITSVLWDEDEGVWFDYDLLNNKHRKYFTPTNLSPLWVGCYDKSDTALPKRILAYIDRLQLDRYPGGVPNTLQNTNEQWDFPNVWAPMQHMLVMGLDSLDNQEAKDMAFSWAQRWVRGNYIAYNKTHAMFEKYDAQELGGHGSGGEYDVQTGFGWTNGAAMDLMNKYGDRLTTVDRIEDNDGNGALVAYSVNTGIIATVIAFFVGVFG is encoded by the exons ATGGTGGCGCTTGTTTTGGGATCGATACGATCGCAGCAGGTCGCATGGCGGCGGGTTCTACTACGTTCCAGCGTTTGCTCAGCTGACGGTGGCATAGAACCGCAGACCTTGGCCTTGGCCGGGAGTCAACGCCGGAGGAGTCCGTGCAGTGTCAGTGTCAAGCGATGGCAGCCGACGCTCTGGGAATTGATGAG CGAAATCTTTTGCCATGGAGAATTGCTGCAGACGGTCCAGATGAGCGAGATCTACCCAGACTCCAAGACGTTCGTGGACATGAAGCTGCGCAAATCGCCCAACGAGACGCTCGACTCGTTCCACCAGTTCATGGCCACAGAGAACAACAGCCCGTCGAAGGCGAAGCTGCAGGAATGGGTCGAGTCGAACTTCGAGAAACCTGGGGCCGAATTCGAAAACTGGGTCCCCGAGGACTGGAAGGCCAATCCGGCTTTCCTGAGCCGTATCCGCGACACGGATCTGCGTGAGTTCGCCAGCAAGCTCAACCAGATCTGGCATGAGTTGGGTCGCAAAATGACACCGGATGTGGCG CTTAACCCGGATCTTTACTCCATCATCCACGTGGACAACCCAGTGATCGTGCCGGGAGGTCGGTTCCGCGAGTTCTACTACTGGGATTCGTACTGGATCGTGAAGGGGTTGCTCCTGTCGGAGATGTACTCCACCACCAAGGGCATGCTGTCTAACTTCCTGTCAATCATCGAACGCTTCGGGTTCATCCCGAACGGAGGACGCATCTACTACAGCATGCGCTCTCAGCCTCCACTCCTGTGTGGCATGATGAAGGCGTACGTCGACGCGACCAACGACACCCAATTTGCGATGGCCAGCGTCGACACGCTCGACCGTGAGTTCCAGTTCTTCATGAACAACTACTTGACGGAGGTCAAAGGCCACCAGCTGGCTACGTACGGCTACAAATCGAGCGGGCCGCGTCCCGAATCGTACCGCGAGGATATCATTAGTGCGTCCATCTTCGAAAACGAGCAAGATAAGCAGGACTTTTACTGCGAACTGAAGGCGGCCGCCGAGAGCGGAATGGACTTTTCGAGTCGCTGGTTCATCAAGGATGGCACGAACGCGGGCAACCTGACCGATCTCAAGTGTCGATCGATCGTGGCGGTGGAGCTAAACGCGATCCTCTACTGGAACGCGCTCATCATTGCCGAGTTCTACGGACTTCGCAACGACATCGCGTCCAGCAATAAGAAAACCGAATACCTGAACCGGGCAGAAGATCTCAAGAAGGCCATCACGAGCGTGCTGTGGGACGAGGACGAGGGAGTCTGGTTTGACTACGATCTACTGAACAACAAACACCGCAAATACTTCACACCGACCAACCTTTCGCCGCTGTGGGTCGGTTGCTACGACAAGTCCGACACGGCGTTGCCCAAGCGCATCCTCGCCTACATCGACCGACTGCAGCTCGATCGCTACCCCGGTGGAGTACCCAACACGTTGCAGAACACCAACGAGCAGTGGGACTTCCCGAACGTGTGGGCCCCCATGCAGCACATGCTGGTGATGGGTCTGGACTCGCTCGATAACCAGGAGGCAAAGGATATGGCCTTCAGTTGGGCACAACGTTGGGTCCGGGGCAACTATATTGCCTACAACAAAACGCATGCCATGTTCGAGAAG TATGATGCACAGGAACTTGGAGGACACGGTAGCGGTGGTGAGTACGACGTGCAGACTGGCTTCGGCTGGACGAATGGTGCCGCAATGGATCTGATGAACAAGTACGGCGACAGACTGACGACAG TGGATCGGATTGAGGACAACGATGGAAACGGTGCGCTGGTAGCATACTCCGTCAACACCGGTATCATTGCGACGGTGATAGCATTCTTCGTTGGCGTATTTGGGTGA
- the LOC131259605 gene encoding trehalase isoform X5: MASEIFCHGELLQTVQMSEIYPDSKTFVDMKLRKSPNETLDSFHQFMATENNSPSKAKLQEWVESNFEKPGAEFENWVPEDWKANPAFLSRIRDTDLREFASKLNQIWHELGRKMTPDVALNPDLYSIIHVDNPVIVPGGRFREFYYWDSYWIVKGLLLSEMYSTTKGMLSNFLSIIERFGFIPNGGRIYYSMRSQPPLLCGMMKAYVDATNDTQFAMASVDTLDREFQFFMNNYLTEVKGHQLATYGYKSSGPRPESYREDIISASIFENEQDKQDFYCELKAAAESGMDFSSRWFIKDGTNAGNLTDLKCRSIVAVELNAILYWNALIIAEFYGLRNDIASSNKKTEYLNRAEDLKKAITSVLWDEDEGVWFDYDLLNNKHRKYFTPTNLSPLWVGCYDKSDTALPKRILAYIDRLQLDRYPGGVPNTLQNTNEQWDFPNVWAPMQHMLVMGLDSLDNQEAKDMAFSWAQRWVRGNYIAYNKTHAMFEKYDAQELGGHGSGGEYDVQTGFGWTNGAAMDLMNKYGDRLTTVDRIEDNDGNGALVAYSVNTGIIATVIAFFVGVFG; the protein is encoded by the exons ATGGCTAG CGAAATCTTTTGCCATGGAGAATTGCTGCAGACGGTCCAGATGAGCGAGATCTACCCAGACTCCAAGACGTTCGTGGACATGAAGCTGCGCAAATCGCCCAACGAGACGCTCGACTCGTTCCACCAGTTCATGGCCACAGAGAACAACAGCCCGTCGAAGGCGAAGCTGCAGGAATGGGTCGAGTCGAACTTCGAGAAACCTGGGGCCGAATTCGAAAACTGGGTCCCCGAGGACTGGAAGGCCAATCCGGCTTTCCTGAGCCGTATCCGCGACACGGATCTGCGTGAGTTCGCCAGCAAGCTCAACCAGATCTGGCATGAGTTGGGTCGCAAAATGACACCGGATGTGGCG CTTAACCCGGATCTTTACTCCATCATCCACGTGGACAACCCAGTGATCGTGCCGGGAGGTCGGTTCCGCGAGTTCTACTACTGGGATTCGTACTGGATCGTGAAGGGGTTGCTCCTGTCGGAGATGTACTCCACCACCAAGGGCATGCTGTCTAACTTCCTGTCAATCATCGAACGCTTCGGGTTCATCCCGAACGGAGGACGCATCTACTACAGCATGCGCTCTCAGCCTCCACTCCTGTGTGGCATGATGAAGGCGTACGTCGACGCGACCAACGACACCCAATTTGCGATGGCCAGCGTCGACACGCTCGACCGTGAGTTCCAGTTCTTCATGAACAACTACTTGACGGAGGTCAAAGGCCACCAGCTGGCTACGTACGGCTACAAATCGAGCGGGCCGCGTCCCGAATCGTACCGCGAGGATATCATTAGTGCGTCCATCTTCGAAAACGAGCAAGATAAGCAGGACTTTTACTGCGAACTGAAGGCGGCCGCCGAGAGCGGAATGGACTTTTCGAGTCGCTGGTTCATCAAGGATGGCACGAACGCGGGCAACCTGACCGATCTCAAGTGTCGATCGATCGTGGCGGTGGAGCTAAACGCGATCCTCTACTGGAACGCGCTCATCATTGCCGAGTTCTACGGACTTCGCAACGACATCGCGTCCAGCAATAAGAAAACCGAATACCTGAACCGGGCAGAAGATCTCAAGAAGGCCATCACGAGCGTGCTGTGGGACGAGGACGAGGGAGTCTGGTTTGACTACGATCTACTGAACAACAAACACCGCAAATACTTCACACCGACCAACCTTTCGCCGCTGTGGGTCGGTTGCTACGACAAGTCCGACACGGCGTTGCCCAAGCGCATCCTCGCCTACATCGACCGACTGCAGCTCGATCGCTACCCCGGTGGAGTACCCAACACGTTGCAGAACACCAACGAGCAGTGGGACTTCCCGAACGTGTGGGCCCCCATGCAGCACATGCTGGTGATGGGTCTGGACTCGCTCGATAACCAGGAGGCAAAGGATATGGCCTTCAGTTGGGCACAACGTTGGGTCCGGGGCAACTATATTGCCTACAACAAAACGCATGCCATGTTCGAGAAG TATGATGCACAGGAACTTGGAGGACACGGTAGCGGTGGTGAGTACGACGTGCAGACTGGCTTCGGCTGGACGAATGGTGCCGCAATGGATCTGATGAACAAGTACGGCGACAGACTGACGACAG TGGATCGGATTGAGGACAACGATGGAAACGGTGCGCTGGTAGCATACTCCGTCAACACCGGTATCATTGCGACGGTGATAGCATTCTTCGTTGGCGTATTTGGGTGA